TCTTTCTCTCTGCCCAGAATCTCCTCGGGGTCTTTGAGCACAAAAGCCAAGCCGATGACCGTGGCGATGGCTGAAAGTGTGATGTAGCGCTTCTCGAAGTTGAGTCGTATCCTGATCTCATCGTCCACATCTCTGAAGAGCACACCTTCGGACTGTATCGACCCGGCATCGGAACCCGCTTCGGGTTCTGTCAGCGCAAAACAGGGAATATCTCGACCGTCGGCGAGCCGCGGGAGGTAGTGTTTTTTCTGTTCTAGCAGTCCGTAGTGCAGCAGCAACTCAGCAGGCCCCAGCGAATTGGGCACCATCACGGTAATGGCAAGTACCTGGGAGTGGGAAGCAAGCTTTTCAATGACGCAGCTGTGTCCATAGGCGGAAAACCCAAGCCCGCCGTACTCTTTGGGAATAATCATCCCGAAGAACCTTTTCTCCTTCAGGTAGCGCCATACCGCTTCGGGAAGCTCCCTGCTCTCAAAGACTTCCCAGTCAGAAGTCATGGAACAGACCTCGTTGACCTCATTGTCTATGAAATCCTGCTCTTCCCTGCTCAGTTTCGGATAGGGATTGTCAAAGATCTTTTTAAAATCGGGCTTCCCCGAAAAAAGCTCACCTTCGACCCAGACATCCCCTGCCCTGAGCGCTATTTTTTCCGTCTCGGAGATCTTCGGAAGCAGTCCTTTTGACTGAAGCATATTGAACAGCGGCTGTGTTATGAGCCTGACACGTACCCCTTTGACAAGAAATACCACCCCGAACACGATGGCAACTATCCACCACCCCGGGGGTGCACTGACGAGAAACAACAAAAGTGCAAGCCCGGCGAACCACAGCCACAACGGCGCAGCAAAGTAAGCCAGCACCACCATCCCGACGATCACAAGAAGCACTGTCATATCACACCTCCAATCTTTCAACGATGATACCATCAAAAGTGTGGATTGGGTGTGGAGCGGAAGCTATGATTATGTTTCTTCAGGCTTTACAAACCCAATGGTCTTACTTTTCACTTCTTCGGCACCGGAGCTCAGAAATTGTGACTTCCAATTTTCAAATTTAATTTTCATAATCAGCATATCTCTCTCTTATTAAAATCATTTTTGGCTATACTTTACGACATATATGACAGGAGAAACATATGAATACAGAAAAGGTAATATCGGGGTTTTTCTTTATCCTCGCCATGACGATAAACTTCGGATTCTTTTATGGAGATCCGTCCAATATCGAATATCACAGTGCCTATGAACTTTTCGCTGCTATCATCATTAACCTGATCGCCACAGTACTGAAACTGGGAGATAAAACCCAGCTGGGCTCGGTTTTGCTTGCCACCAGTCTTGTCGCCGACATCCAGCTTGTCGCTTCTGCCAGTGTCTGGGCACTTGCCCTTTATGTCGGACACGGACTGAACAACGAAAGTACCCTGGCAGTCGTCTCTCTTTCCGGCGGGGCACTGCTTGCCAACATCGTATCTGTACTCCTCTTCATCGGAGATACCCTCAAGTCCAAACGGTAGCCTATGGAAGGGAATAACACCATCTGGATCATTATCCGCCGAATGCGGATGCCTTTTTTGGTGATCATTGTTACGTTTGCCGTCTCCATTCTCGGACTGACCTTGATCCCGGGAATAGATGATCAGGGAAAACCGTACCATATGGGCTTTTTTGATGCATTTTATTTTGTCAGCTATATGGCTTCGACCATCGGTTTTGGAGAAGCACCCTACTCTTTTACCTACCCTCAGCGCCTCTGGGTCTCTTTTTGTATTTATCTCACAGTAATCGGGTGGTTTTACGGTATCGGCACCATTATTGCGCTTATACAGGACCAAAAACTGGCACGCGAACTTTCCATTGCACGCTTTCGAAACAAGATCTCCAAGATCAGTGAGCCCTTCATCATCATTCTGGGATACAACAATGTCACGCACAAGATCATAGACTGGCTCAACCGGGCCGCCATCCGGGTGGTGGTGATCGACAAAAATAATGAAAAGATCAACACACTGGAACTTGAAAACTTTATTCCCGAAGTACCCGCGCTCACGGCAGATGTGACACAGCCGGAGGTACTCAAACTGGCCGGTATCCATAAAAAGAACTGCGAAGGTGTCATTTCCCTCTTCGACAATGACCTTAAAAATACCAAGATCGCCCTGATGTGCCGCCTGCTGAACAAACATCTCAAGCTTGTCATCAAATCAACGACCCCCAGCCAGACGGAACACCTGCATAATCTCGGCATCCGCTATATAGAGGATCCTTTTCGTTTTATTTCAAACCGTTTCCATCTTGCTCTGACCTCTACGGATCTTTGGCTTCTGGAAATGTGGATCTTCGGGCATATTCTTAAAATACGGGACCGTGAAATACTGCCAAAGGGCAATTATATACTTTGCGGTTACGGCCGGATGGGTCAGGCACTTGGTGAATCATTGGAAAAGGCAGATATTCCCTATACCTACATCGACCTCAAATCCTCTGACTATAAAAGTAAAAAACAAAGTGCTATATTCGGGGATGCGGAAGATCATGACATCCTGCTCCAGGCAGGCGTAAAGAAAGCATCGGTCATCATCGCCGCTACCAAAGACGATCTGATCAACCTGACCATTCTCTCCACCGCAAAAAAATTCAATAAACATATCTATACCATTGCGAGAGAAAATACACTGGACGATCTCAGTATTTTTAAATCAGCACGCATCAACCGTATCTATATTCTGGAACAAATCCTTTCAGAATTTACCTATCTTTTCATCGCCCGTCCTCTTGCCTATAAATTTGTACGGCTGATCCACAGTCAAAATAACATGTGGGGAAAAACACTGATAGAAAGAATGCAGAAAAAGATCGGAGACAATCCGAAACATTTCGAGATCACTGTCAGCGAAGAACAGACCTATGCACTCTATCAGGAGTTAAAAAAGGGGACAATGATCACACTGGAGACATTGAAACGTTCGAGAGAAAATTACCAAAAACCGTTGAAACTGATCTTTCTTCTTGCCATCGATGGTGCTTCTGTCAACTTGCTCCCGGAAGACAATCTCGTGCTCAAGCCAGGAATGCAGTTTCTCATTGCATCTACTTCCGAAGCTAAAACTGACTTTGAATATATCACTAACAATTATTACGAACTTTATTATGCGATGACAGGTAAAGAAAAAGAATTTGTGTTATCCCGGATGATGCAATAGTACCCCGTTTCTTTCCAACGATATTTTACATATACATTCCACATTTTTGTTATAATATAGAGAACGAATAGACACTATCTATCTTATTTTTGGAGAGCAGGATGCAGAAGATCAAAGGATTGATTTTTGATATCGGTGGGGTATTGTATGTGGGTGACAACGCAATTACGGGTGCGGTAGAGACTGTAACTACTTTGCAAAAACGCTACCCTGTTCGATGTGTGACCAATACCACAAGACGACTGCCCGCCACAATGCTTCAAAAACTCAATGGCTTTGGCTTTGACGTAAAAGAAAAGGAGCTTTTTACTGCGCTCAATGCCACCAGGGATTTTCTCTACGCTCAGCAGGCAACAGCGCTGACCGTGTTGACAAATGAGGCGGAGTTATACTTTGCGGAGCTTCAGTCCGCCCAGCCGGATTACGTGGTGGTAGGTGATGCCCACACGAACTTTGACTACCCGCATCTCAATCGTGCTTTTCGTGCCTTGATGGATGGAGCCGAACTTATTGCCGCGGCAAAGAACAAATACTTCAAAGATGATGACGGCGTACTCTCAATGGATGCGGGAGGGTTCATTGCAGCATTGGAGTTCGCCACAGGGAAAAAAGCAGAGATCATAGGCAAACCAAGCAAGACCTTCTTTCATCTTGCTATCTCTTCAATGGGACTGAAGCCACATGAAGTACTGATGATAGGCGATGATATCGAAGCGGACATTAAAGGGGCGCAGGATGCAGGACTAAAGGCCGCTTTGGTAAAAACCGGGAAATTCCAGGAAGAAGACCTGCACAGAGAGATCAAACCCGACATTATTCTTGACTCCGTCAATGGCCTGCTTGAGGTACTGTAGCACAATACATGTTTTTTTCTAAAGTTTTATAACATATTGTCCTATCGGTTATCTCCTCTGACACACGCACAACCTCAACTTCATCAATTTGGATTTTAGGTACAATTATTTATAAAATTAGTTTTGAAATAATTGCTTTTTCTTTTACTGATTTTAATGATAGACCCCTTTGTTTTTTTAAACTATAAAACTGAAAGAGAAAAATAATGACATCAAGAGCAGCAGTTCGGCGGTATGTCGATGAATTTTTAGCAACAGGCGAGGAAGCAAATACGATCCGGACCATCTGGTACCAGATCAAGCATCAGATGCAGTCATGGCAGAAGCCTGGCCAGACCGAAGCTGACTTCAGCGAAGCGGTGACCGAAACGATCGGAGCTTACCTGTGGACCCTGTTCATCGAAGGCGATGTCGACATCTACGAGCGTCTCGATATCACATCGAGGGCACTCGAACGACGTGACCTGCCGATCATCCTGTTCTGCGAAAAGCAGTTGCCGGACTTTGGACTTCATCGCCGACGAGATCGAAGGAAGCGTGTACCTCAGCAGCGGGCAGATCCCGAACTTTGAGATCGCACAGATGGCTCGCGCCCTTCAGTCTGAGCCGGATGTGTACCTGGTCACGATGACCGACTATGATCCGGCAGGCCGGGAGATCAGTAGCAATTTCGCAAAAAAACTGCAGATGGCACTCGATGCTTTCAGCCACGGAGAGAGTGTGGTGCATCACGGCTCAGTTACCTTCGAAGACCCGCTTGAGCGCTACAACACTTACGAGCTCTCTGCCAGACAGCAGAAGAAGTGGGAAGAAGGCACTCACGGTGTGGAGCTCGATACCATCCCAAAAACAGACCGCATCGAAACCATACGGGCGACGCTTGAAAAGTTGTTGCCGCTTGAAATGTTCGAAGAGTTGAGCCTGGAGCGTGCACGCAAAGAGGAGTACACTGTACGGCTGGACAGCTCCGAGGAATATTCGCATTTGAAACAGGCTGTCAAAATGTTTAAAGAAGACATGTGGGCCAAAGTGCTTGAGCTTGACTACACATTCGATACAGACCGCTTTGAGGTCTACCGCGATCATGAAGTGGTGAAGATGACGAAAATTACAGCTTTGTGATTCACGGTATCATCATTAATTTTCAGACAATAGCATTGGAAGAAAGTCAAAGGGTCATGCGATGCTTTCAATCCAGGTGCAAAAACGCATAGCGCTCCAGATCTTCGCGCATCCAAATCGATATCCCGGCGCGGTTGGAGAC
This DNA window, taken from Sulfurovum lithotrophicum, encodes the following:
- a CDS encoding potassium channel family protein, giving the protein MEGNNTIWIIIRRMRMPFLVIIVTFAVSILGLTLIPGIDDQGKPYHMGFFDAFYFVSYMASTIGFGEAPYSFTYPQRLWVSFCIYLTVIGWFYGIGTIIALIQDQKLARELSIARFRNKISKISEPFIIILGYNNVTHKIIDWLNRAAIRVVVIDKNNEKINTLELENFIPEVPALTADVTQPEVLKLAGIHKKNCEGVISLFDNDLKNTKIALMCRLLNKHLKLVIKSTTPSQTEHLHNLGIRYIEDPFRFISNRFHLALTSTDLWLLEMWIFGHILKIRDREILPKGNYILCGYGRMGQALGESLEKADIPYTYIDLKSSDYKSKKQSAIFGDAEDHDILLQAGVKKASVIIAATKDDLINLTILSTAKKFNKHIYTIARENTLDDLSIFKSARINRIYILEQILSEFTYLFIARPLAYKFVRLIHSQNNMWGKTLIERMQKKIGDNPKHFEITVSEEQTYALYQELKKGTMITLETLKRSRENYQKPLKLIFLLAIDGASVNLLPEDNLVLKPGMQFLIASTSEAKTDFEYITNNYYELYYAMTGKEKEFVLSRMMQ
- a CDS encoding DUF6394 family protein produces the protein MNTEKVISGFFFILAMTINFGFFYGDPSNIEYHSAYELFAAIIINLIATVLKLGDKTQLGSVLLATSLVADIQLVASASVWALALYVGHGLNNESTLAVVSLSGGALLANIVSVLLFIGDTLKSKR
- a CDS encoding TIGR01458 family HAD-type hydrolase; the protein is MQKIKGLIFDIGGVLYVGDNAITGAVETVTTLQKRYPVRCVTNTTRRLPATMLQKLNGFGFDVKEKELFTALNATRDFLYAQQATALTVLTNEAELYFAELQSAQPDYVVVGDAHTNFDYPHLNRAFRALMDGAELIAAAKNKYFKDDDGVLSMDAGGFIAALEFATGKKAEIIGKPSKTFFHLAISSMGLKPHEVLMIGDDIEADIKGAQDAGLKAALVKTGKFQEEDLHREIKPDIILDSVNGLLEVL